A DNA window from Christiangramia salexigens contains the following coding sequences:
- a CDS encoding NAD kinase, with protein sequence MKIGIYGQFYHTNASQYIGQLLELLNQRNIEVLIEEDFLELIHANKTIDKDYEHFSAFEELDNSFDLFLCIGGDGTILKSINYIRNLNIPIVGINTGRLGFLATIQKEQISETIDDILEKKFSLSPRSVLTMKTNPKSMDPVFSHIALNEIAVSRKNTTSMITVDTWLDDQYLTSYWADGLIISTPTGSTGYSLSCGGPVITPDADSLVITPIAPHNLNARPLVIKDHTTIKLKVSGREDSHLVSMDSRIATLENDTEIIIQKAPYTINFVELQQDSFLNTLRKKLLWGEDKRN encoded by the coding sequence ATGAAGATTGGTATCTACGGACAATTTTATCACACCAATGCCTCACAATATATTGGTCAGTTACTGGAATTATTGAATCAAAGAAATATCGAGGTTTTGATCGAAGAAGATTTCCTCGAATTAATTCATGCTAACAAGACGATAGATAAAGATTACGAACATTTCAGTGCTTTTGAAGAACTGGATAATTCTTTCGATCTTTTTTTATGCATTGGCGGTGATGGTACAATTTTAAAATCCATCAATTACATTCGTAATCTTAACATTCCAATTGTAGGGATAAACACTGGAAGATTAGGGTTTTTGGCAACAATTCAAAAAGAACAGATCTCTGAAACCATTGATGATATTCTGGAAAAAAAATTCAGTCTATCTCCCAGATCTGTGCTAACCATGAAAACCAATCCGAAAAGTATGGATCCGGTATTTTCACATATCGCACTTAACGAAATAGCGGTAAGCCGAAAGAATACAACCTCCATGATCACGGTAGACACCTGGCTGGACGATCAATACCTTACATCTTACTGGGCAGATGGTCTTATTATTTCCACCCCAACCGGCTCCACCGGTTATTCGCTTAGCTGTGGCGGACCTGTGATCACTCCAGATGCAGATTCACTAGTGATCACTCCTATCGCACCGCACAACCTGAATGCCAGACCACTGGTTATAAAAGACCATACTACTATTAAGCTTAAAGTTTCGGGTAGAGAGGATTCGCATCTTGTATCTATGGACTCCAGGATCGCTACCCTGGAAAACGATACAGAGATCATTATACAAAAAGCACCCTACACCATTAATTTTGTTGAACTTCAACAGGACAGTTTTTTAAACACTCTGAGAAAAAAACTACTTTGGGGCGAAGACAAGCGGAATTAA
- a CDS encoding DUF6089 family protein yields the protein MRYLIALVVMAFITTGTYSQQFEVGAFAGGANYIGDVGRSNYILPNSPVGGFIAKWNRSPRHALRLSLLYAEISADDTKSADTRRQQRGYSFNNTIAEASLGLEFNFWKFDLSEPLPQSTPYLYTGITYFKADHLWLKNGRGGNLVNEGTNWEFAVPMVMGYKEAITDHIIGAVEIGARYTFTDNLDGSWPEEYLGRREPTAEFGNRNTNDWYVFTGINLTFTFGRKPCYCF from the coding sequence ATGAGGTACCTAATCGCACTTGTAGTGATGGCATTTATTACGACAGGCACATACTCACAACAATTTGAAGTAGGAGCCTTTGCTGGTGGAGCAAACTATATTGGTGATGTTGGCAGATCCAATTATATTCTACCAAATTCACCTGTTGGCGGCTTCATTGCTAAATGGAACAGGAGTCCGCGGCATGCCTTAAGGTTATCCCTTTTATACGCTGAAATTTCAGCCGATGACACCAAATCTGCAGATACGCGCAGACAGCAAAGAGGCTACTCATTCAATAATACAATTGCCGAAGCTTCATTAGGTTTAGAATTTAATTTCTGGAAATTCGATCTTTCGGAACCTTTACCACAAAGCACACCGTATCTCTATACCGGGATCACTTATTTTAAAGCAGATCATCTATGGTTAAAAAACGGAAGAGGCGGCAATCTTGTTAATGAAGGCACGAACTGGGAGTTTGCAGTTCCTATGGTAATGGGCTACAAGGAAGCCATTACAGATCATATAATTGGTGCGGTAGAAATTGGAGCCAGATATACTTTTACAGATAATCTCGATGGCAGCTGGCCGGAAGAATATTTAGGAAGAAGAGAACCAACTGCCGAATTTGGTAATAGAAATACGAATGACTGGTATGTTTTTACCGGAATTAATTTAACATTTACGTTTGGACGTAAACCATGTTATTGTTTTTAA
- a CDS encoding isoprenyl transferase: MNYRENIDLKKLPEHIAIIMDGNGRWAKKKGFLRAAGHEEGTKAVRDVVEGCAELGVKNLTLYAFSTENWNRPKLEVDTLMRLLVSSLKKEIKTLQENDIKLNCLGNISSLPKKARRELQDVIDKTSGNSRMTLSLALSYGSREELTNCFKQIADKVKSEELSVDAVDESVINEHLYTRNLPDVDLLIRTSGEQRISNFLLWQIAYAELYFTKILWPDYRREDLFEAIYNYQNRERRFGKTSEQLS; the protein is encoded by the coding sequence ATGAATTACAGAGAAAACATAGATCTTAAGAAATTACCCGAACATATAGCCATAATAATGGATGGCAATGGTCGCTGGGCCAAGAAAAAAGGTTTTCTCAGAGCTGCAGGTCACGAAGAAGGCACCAAAGCAGTTAGAGATGTTGTGGAGGGCTGCGCCGAATTAGGTGTGAAAAATCTTACACTTTATGCATTTTCAACTGAAAACTGGAACAGGCCTAAACTGGAAGTAGACACTTTAATGAGACTGCTGGTTTCATCACTAAAAAAGGAAATTAAAACCCTTCAGGAGAACGACATCAAACTTAATTGCCTTGGAAACATCTCCTCTTTACCCAAAAAAGCGCGTAGAGAATTGCAGGATGTAATTGATAAAACTTCGGGAAATAGCCGAATGACCTTAAGTCTTGCATTAAGTTACGGAAGCCGGGAAGAATTAACCAATTGCTTTAAGCAAATAGCAGACAAGGTAAAATCTGAAGAATTATCTGTAGATGCGGTTGATGAATCGGTTATAAATGAGCATCTTTACACCCGAAATTTGCCAGATGTAGATCTTTTGATCCGTACAAGTGGCGAACAACGCATAAGCAACTTCCTATTATGGCAGATTGCCTATGCTGAATTGTATTTTACAAAAATCCTATGGCCCGATTACAGAAGAGAAGATCTTTTTGAAGCCATATACAACTATCAAAATAGAGAACGAAGATTTGGAAAAACAAGTGAGCAACTCAGTTAG
- the bamA gene encoding outer membrane protein assembly factor BamA has protein sequence MTKKIFTLFAICFLFSIAAKAQDLPLGDSKKYKIGEIKVTGTTTYNEKTVIAYTGLKKGDEIFIPGDRLSSVIKKLWELDLFSDINFYITNVDGNVADLELEIQEVPVLNQVRFTGLKKKSAKKELTDENDLKPGVKVTENLITTTKNYIENKYKKEGYFNAKVDIRTSEATDTTGTVSNKVNMVVDVDQGDRVKIAEIDFAGNEKFSDAKIRRSMKETKQKNIFRFWKRSKFVRKNYQSDKQAIIDKYKEEGYRDARITSDTLIKKDEETIALQLNVEEGNQYYIGEIDFLGNAAYTDEQLSRVMGLKKGDVYNGVLIDERVQGREPNKQSVANIYQNNGYLFSNIDLVETNVYNDTIDFEIRIVEGKEAYFDEIRVTGNDKTKDHVIYRELRTKPGQKYSQEAVVATVRELGQLGFFDAEQLEPKFVDPDPQAGTLSLEYPVVEAGASQIELQGGYGGGGFIGTLGLSFNNFSIQGIFDKDAYKPVPMGDGQTLSLRAQASTFYQTYSLSFREPWLGGQKPVSFSTSFSYTRQFLFDYINRKADKSRSFDILGVSVGLAKRLTSPDQYVTISNQVGFQRYDLNNYNTGLFTFGNGFSNNMYYQLGITRDNTRVNPIFPTGGSKFALTAKLTPPYSLWNGVDYGNLENMDEYQLRNEDGNLIDNNGNRVTRENSVADQQKVDQKKYNWLEFYKIKFAGTWYTNLASFGPSSNLVLRTHAEYGFLGAYNSERGVPPFERFYVGGDGLGSYSLDGRETIQLRGYPNQSIVPIDRPQDARDDGAVIYNKYSLELRFPITLKPAASIYALSFLEAGASYDNFRDYNPFQLSRSAGVGLRVFMPTFGLLGIDFGYGFDPIVGQQGPNGWETHFIIGQQF, from the coding sequence ATGACAAAAAAGATATTTACACTTTTTGCAATTTGTTTCTTATTCAGCATTGCCGCCAAAGCACAGGACCTACCACTCGGTGATTCAAAAAAATATAAAATTGGCGAAATCAAGGTTACAGGAACCACAACTTATAATGAAAAGACCGTTATTGCCTATACCGGTCTGAAAAAGGGAGATGAGATCTTTATCCCCGGAGACAGACTAAGTTCTGTGATCAAGAAATTATGGGAACTGGATCTTTTTAGCGATATCAATTTTTATATCACAAATGTAGATGGGAATGTCGCAGATCTGGAGCTTGAAATTCAGGAAGTTCCTGTATTGAATCAGGTGAGATTCACCGGACTTAAAAAGAAAAGCGCCAAGAAAGAGCTTACCGATGAGAACGACCTAAAACCAGGGGTTAAGGTTACTGAAAACCTCATTACCACAACCAAAAATTATATTGAAAATAAATATAAAAAAGAAGGCTACTTCAATGCTAAGGTAGATATTAGAACTTCTGAAGCTACGGATACTACAGGAACTGTTTCCAATAAGGTGAATATGGTTGTAGATGTAGATCAGGGTGACAGGGTCAAGATCGCCGAGATCGATTTTGCAGGTAATGAGAAGTTCTCTGATGCCAAGATTAGACGGAGCATGAAGGAGACGAAACAGAAGAATATTTTCAGATTCTGGAAACGTTCCAAGTTCGTTAGAAAGAACTATCAGTCAGACAAACAAGCGATCATAGACAAGTATAAGGAAGAAGGTTACAGAGATGCAAGAATAACTTCAGATACACTTATAAAGAAGGACGAAGAGACCATTGCACTTCAATTGAATGTTGAAGAAGGGAACCAGTATTATATTGGTGAAATAGACTTCCTTGGAAATGCAGCCTATACAGATGAGCAGCTTTCACGAGTAATGGGCCTTAAAAAAGGAGACGTTTATAACGGTGTGTTGATCGATGAAAGAGTTCAGGGAAGAGAACCTAACAAACAATCTGTTGCTAATATTTACCAGAATAACGGATACCTTTTCTCTAATATAGATCTTGTAGAAACCAATGTTTACAATGACACTATCGATTTTGAGATCCGTATCGTAGAAGGAAAAGAAGCATACTTCGATGAGATCAGAGTGACCGGAAACGACAAAACAAAGGATCATGTAATCTACAGAGAGCTTAGAACCAAGCCGGGACAGAAATACAGTCAGGAAGCTGTTGTTGCAACAGTGCGTGAACTTGGACAATTAGGTTTCTTTGATGCGGAACAGTTGGAACCTAAATTCGTTGATCCAGATCCACAGGCAGGAACATTAAGTCTTGAATATCCTGTAGTAGAAGCAGGAGCCAGCCAGATAGAACTACAAGGTGGTTATGGTGGCGGTGGTTTTATTGGTACACTTGGATTATCCTTTAATAACTTCTCTATTCAGGGAATATTTGATAAGGATGCCTATAAGCCAGTACCAATGGGAGACGGTCAAACCTTATCATTAAGAGCTCAGGCAAGTACTTTCTACCAAACCTATAGCCTTTCTTTCAGAGAGCCATGGTTAGGTGGCCAGAAGCCGGTAAGTTTCTCTACCTCTTTTAGCTATACCAGACAGTTCCTTTTTGATTATATCAACAGAAAGGCAGATAAGAGCAGAAGCTTCGATATATTAGGTGTTAGCGTAGGACTTGCAAAAAGACTTACCTCCCCAGATCAATATGTAACCATCTCTAATCAGGTTGGTTTCCAGCGTTATGATCTTAACAACTATAATACAGGACTTTTCACCTTTGGTAATGGATTCTCCAATAACATGTATTATCAGTTAGGAATCACAAGAGATAACACACGGGTAAATCCAATCTTCCCAACGGGAGGATCTAAATTTGCATTAACCGCAAAACTTACACCTCCTTACTCTTTATGGAATGGTGTAGATTACGGGAACCTTGAAAATATGGATGAATACCAGCTTCGTAATGAAGATGGAAACCTAATTGATAATAATGGAAACAGAGTTACACGTGAAAATTCTGTTGCAGACCAGCAAAAAGTAGATCAAAAGAAGTACAACTGGCTGGAATTCTATAAAATTAAATTTGCAGGAACATGGTATACCAACCTTGCCAGTTTTGGACCAAGCAGTAACCTTGTTTTAAGAACACATGCTGAATATGGTTTCTTAGGAGCCTATAACAGCGAACGTGGAGTACCTCCTTTTGAGCGTTTTTATGTTGGTGGTGATGGACTAGGATCTTATAGCCTTGACGGAAGAGAGACTATTCAGTTAAGAGGTTATCCAAACCAGTCTATAGTTCCAATTGACCGACCTCAGGATGCAAGGGATGACGGTGCTGTGATCTATAATAAATACTCACTTGAACTAAGATTCCCGATCACTTTAAAGCCAGCCGCTTCAATTTATGCACTATCATTTTTAGAAGCAGGTGCCTCATATGACAATTTTAGAGACTATAATCCGTTTCAGTTAAGTAGATCTGCCGGAGTTGGACTTAGAGTATTTATGCCTACTTTTGGTTTACTTGGTATTGATTTTGGTTATGGATTCGATCCAATTGTTGGTCAGCAAGGCCCTAATGGATGGGAAACACACTTTATCATAGGACAACAGTTTTAA
- a CDS encoding OmpH family outer membrane protein: MKKIIFSILMIFALGVTSASAQKGIRVGYIDMEYILENVPEYQEASRQLENRVQEWKAESESRMRKVQNMRTQLENEKALLTPELIEEKQAEIAYMEKQALEYQQGRFGPKGDYINQKKQLVRPIQDQVFAAVQEIAKIRNLDFIFDRTADIGMIYADQQYDVSELVLRTIKRTANREQLQGKDEVAKMEKDESLTLEQEKEKTEREQVIEERKSEREALIEKRNKERDSIRAAKQKEFEERRAKILEERERKRDSILQSRQKKNDTIN; the protein is encoded by the coding sequence ATGAAAAAAATAATATTTTCCATACTGATGATTTTCGCCCTGGGCGTGACTTCAGCCTCAGCACAAAAAGGTATTAGAGTAGGTTATATCGATATGGAATATATTCTTGAAAATGTCCCCGAATATCAGGAAGCCAGCAGACAACTGGAAAACCGTGTTCAGGAATGGAAGGCAGAATCTGAATCGAGAATGCGTAAAGTTCAAAATATGCGTACTCAGTTGGAAAATGAAAAAGCCCTGCTTACTCCCGAATTGATCGAAGAAAAACAGGCTGAGATCGCCTATATGGAAAAACAGGCTTTGGAATATCAGCAAGGCAGATTTGGACCAAAAGGTGATTATATCAATCAGAAAAAACAATTGGTAAGGCCTATTCAGGATCAGGTATTCGCTGCGGTTCAGGAAATAGCAAAAATCCGTAATCTTGACTTTATTTTTGATCGCACTGCAGATATTGGTATGATATATGCAGATCAGCAATACGATGTAAGTGAGTTGGTATTACGCACTATTAAAAGAACAGCCAATCGTGAACAACTTCAGGGTAAAGATGAAGTGGCCAAAATGGAAAAAGATGAAAGCCTTACCCTGGAACAGGAAAAAGAAAAAACCGAAAGGGAACAAGTTATAGAAGAAAGAAAATCTGAAAGGGAAGCCTTGATCGAAAAACGAAATAAAGAAAGAGATTCGATTAGAGCTGCCAAACAGAAAGAATTTGAAGAAAGAAGAGCTAAGATCTTAGAGGAGAGAGAAAGAAAAAGAGACTCCATTCTTCAATCCAGACAAAAGAAAAACGATACAATAAACTAA
- a CDS encoding OmpH family outer membrane protein: MKQFRTLFIAFALMIGATAFTNAQSKVAHIPTQELVQSLPEYKNAMDQLQKLEKTYDAEIKDMLSEAQSTMQRYEAEANTKTEEENQKRATELQAAQRRIQEHSAQARQDLQKKENDLLRPILEKVRTAIQKVARAKGYDYVLDSTTGTGVILADGYNLTPDVKKELGL; encoded by the coding sequence ATGAAACAATTCAGAACACTTTTTATAGCTTTTGCTTTAATGATTGGAGCTACTGCTTTTACAAACGCACAGTCCAAAGTTGCACATATCCCTACTCAAGAGCTTGTTCAATCATTACCTGAGTATAAAAATGCGATGGACCAACTTCAGAAACTGGAGAAGACGTATGATGCTGAGATCAAAGATATGCTATCTGAAGCTCAAAGCACCATGCAGCGTTATGAGGCAGAAGCCAATACTAAGACTGAAGAAGAAAACCAAAAAAGAGCTACTGAACTTCAGGCTGCTCAAAGAAGAATTCAGGAGCACAGTGCTCAGGCAAGACAGGATCTTCAGAAGAAAGAAAATGATTTGCTAAGACCAATCCTTGAAAAGGTACGTACTGCAATTCAAAAAGTTGCAAGAGCTAAAGGATATGACTATGTATTGGATTCTACTACCGGAACCGGAGTAATCCTTGCAGATGGTTACAACCTTACTCCAGATGTAAAAAAGGAACTAGGTCTGTAA
- the murI gene encoding glutamate racemase produces MNQPIGVFDSGIGGTSIWKEIHHLLPNEETIYLSDSKNAPYGIRTQQEIIDLSIKNTEKLLSMGCKLIVVACNTATTNAIKVLRNSYNVPIIGIEPAIKPAALKSSNKAIGILATRGTLTSELFTKTSELYTKDIKVIEVEGNGLVELIESGNENSHQTRDLLITLLEPMLEARIDYLVLGCSHYPYLVPLLKEILPIDVKIIDSGEAVARQTRAILQQNNLINTSSQTLRRPVFYSNSDPKVLARIINAEKENYKVSYLDF; encoded by the coding sequence ATGAACCAACCCATTGGAGTTTTTGATTCTGGCATAGGTGGCACTTCTATCTGGAAGGAGATCCACCATTTGCTTCCCAACGAGGAAACCATTTATCTTTCCGACAGTAAAAATGCCCCTTACGGAATCAGGACCCAACAAGAGATCATTGATCTTTCAATAAAAAATACAGAAAAGCTTTTAAGCATGGGTTGCAAATTAATAGTTGTAGCCTGCAACACAGCTACCACAAATGCTATCAAGGTCCTGCGGAATAGCTACAATGTGCCCATAATTGGAATTGAGCCCGCCATAAAACCGGCTGCGCTTAAAAGCTCCAATAAAGCCATTGGCATACTAGCCACCAGAGGAACACTTACCAGCGAACTCTTCACAAAGACCTCCGAATTATACACCAAGGACATTAAGGTTATTGAAGTAGAAGGAAATGGCCTTGTAGAACTCATAGAGAGTGGAAATGAGAATTCGCATCAGACCAGGGATCTACTCATAACCTTATTAGAACCAATGCTGGAAGCCAGAATAGACTATCTTGTGTTGGGTTGTAGCCACTACCCCTATCTTGTCCCCCTACTTAAAGAGATACTACCAATAGATGTTAAGATCATAGATTCGGGTGAAGCCGTAGCGAGACAGACACGAGCTATTCTCCAGCAGAATAATTTGATAAATACCTCCAGCCAAACTTTAAGAAGGCCTGTATTTTATTCCAATAGCGATCCCAAGGTATTAGCAAGGATCATAAATGCAGAAAAAGAAAATTACAAGGTTTCCTACCTTGACTTTTAA
- a CDS encoding PorP/SprF family type IX secretion system membrane protein, producing MHCRSVIQFFPARLSGSLIKFKLIPALLVSVCFNIVSIEAQEIIPTYSDYLTDNLFLLHPSMAGASNYDQIRLTGRRQWFDVEGAPNLQTLAVNSRLTDKIGAGGILFRDENGNFSKVGAYGSLAYHLMFSRSTADLNQLSFGISGGVIQHRLDQSGFTGFDPLIGKNDKADIFANMDVGISYYVSDLYFHLAVKNIIFVSRDLFYSDAVPSNMRKYLFSSGYVFSLDVNDPWSFEPSLLFQAREATNEMAVDANFKAYYELEQGKFWTGISYRNSFEGAEYNKNGDEIKSQQLRYITPYAGINYKRFLFGYTFSYQLNSLVLSENGFHQITLGYNFGKSRERYSCKCPAINN from the coding sequence ATGCATTGTAGATCTGTTATACAATTTTTCCCTGCTCGTCTTTCTGGTTCATTGATTAAATTCAAATTAATACCGGCGCTTTTGGTGAGTGTTTGCTTCAATATTGTTAGCATTGAGGCCCAGGAAATTATTCCTACGTATTCCGATTATCTCACCGATAATCTTTTTCTGCTCCATCCCTCAATGGCGGGAGCATCAAATTACGATCAGATCAGGTTAACAGGTCGTCGCCAGTGGTTCGACGTAGAGGGTGCTCCCAACTTACAAACTCTGGCCGTTAATTCCAGACTCACAGATAAGATTGGAGCAGGAGGGATCCTTTTTCGTGATGAGAATGGAAACTTTTCTAAAGTAGGAGCCTATGGAAGTCTGGCCTATCATTTAATGTTTTCCAGAAGCACTGCAGATCTCAATCAATTATCATTTGGAATTAGCGGGGGTGTTATCCAACATAGGCTTGACCAAAGCGGATTTACAGGTTTTGATCCGCTTATCGGAAAAAATGATAAAGCCGATATTTTTGCAAATATGGATGTTGGGATCTCATATTATGTTAGTGATCTTTATTTTCATCTTGCAGTAAAAAATATAATTTTTGTGAGCAGGGATCTGTTTTATTCAGATGCTGTTCCCAGTAACATGCGTAAATATCTTTTTTCTTCAGGTTATGTTTTTAGTCTGGATGTAAATGATCCGTGGAGCTTTGAACCGTCACTTCTTTTTCAGGCCCGCGAAGCGACTAATGAAATGGCGGTTGATGCCAATTTTAAAGCCTATTACGAGCTGGAACAAGGTAAATTCTGGACCGGGATCTCTTATAGAAATAGTTTTGAAGGAGCAGAATATAATAAGAATGGGGACGAAATAAAATCTCAGCAATTAAGATATATTACTCCTTATGCCGGGATAAACTATAAAAGATTCCTCTTTGGATACACCTTTAGTTATCAATTAAATTCCCTGGTCTTAAGTGAAAATGGTTTCCATCAGATCACTCTGGGGTATAATTTCGGAAAATCGCGTGAGCGATATAGTTGTAAATGCCCTGCTATTAACAATTAA
- a CDS encoding NifU family protein, giving the protein MEDFTIDIIPTTTSKIVKFEANKFLTRHESYEFKNIDEAKKSPLAQQLFYLPFVKTVYIAQNFIAIEKYDIVEWADVQQEVADQIKTYLNKGGVVIKEDTSKSGNIPVTVYAESTPNPGVMKFVANKKLVLQSTEFKNIDDAKNSPLAQKLFHLPFVKEIFMDQNYISIQKFDIASWDDITMELREFIRNYLQEGNEVLTAETADSTSNNSEAPAETKDDKPSFEDLDDTSQQIVAILDEYIKPAVASDGGNILFDSYNEENKTVKVILQGACSGCPSSTMTLKSGIETMLRDMLKDKVQYVEAING; this is encoded by the coding sequence ATGGAAGATTTCACTATAGATATTATACCCACCACGACCTCTAAAATTGTGAAATTTGAGGCCAATAAGTTCCTTACGCGCCATGAGAGCTATGAATTCAAGAACATAGACGAGGCAAAAAAATCACCATTAGCTCAGCAGTTATTTTACCTTCCGTTCGTAAAAACGGTTTATATCGCACAGAATTTCATTGCGATAGAAAAATATGACATTGTAGAATGGGCAGATGTTCAGCAGGAAGTTGCAGATCAAATAAAGACTTACCTGAATAAAGGCGGCGTAGTGATCAAAGAAGATACTTCTAAAAGCGGAAATATACCGGTTACGGTATATGCTGAAAGCACACCGAATCCCGGAGTAATGAAGTTTGTAGCCAATAAGAAACTGGTACTTCAATCAACTGAATTCAAGAATATAGATGATGCTAAAAATTCACCCTTAGCTCAGAAGTTATTTCACCTGCCTTTTGTTAAAGAGATCTTTATGGATCAGAACTATATTTCAATCCAGAAATTCGATATTGCCAGTTGGGACGATATCACAATGGAGCTACGTGAATTTATAAGAAACTATCTTCAGGAAGGCAATGAAGTTCTTACAGCTGAGACGGCAGATTCAACGTCTAACAACTCTGAAGCGCCTGCAGAAACTAAGGACGACAAGCCATCTTTTGAAGACCTGGATGATACCTCTCAACAGATCGTAGCCATTTTGGATGAATATATTAAGCCTGCGGTAGCAAGTGATGGCGGAAATATATTATTTGATAGTTATAACGAAGAGAACAAGACGGTAAAGGTAATTCTGCAGGGAGCCTGCAGCGGATGCCCCTCTTCAACTATGACCCTGAAAAGCGGGATAGAAACCATGCTTAGAGATATGCTGAAAGATAAAGTACAATATGTTGAAGCGATCAACGGATAA